The region TCAGATTTTTCTATTCTTAAATCTTAATGGCGATTGAGTTCATGATCGGGAAAAGGAAAGGACGATTGGGTTCGTTTTAACTGGCATGGATTCTCAgggagaaaaaaacagaggaagaagatCTGCCCAGAATTCGTATAGTGGATTATCTGGTACTCTCAGAGTATGCTATCTCTTTCGTGTATACTGTATTTGCAGGTACGTTTTTATTTGATACTAGATTCATAAATTGGAGGTTTGAATGGTTggataaactcttttttttttttttcctgatgggTTTTTTGCTTGAATTGTTTTAAACTTTTAAGCTGTTGAAGAAATGTTAAGGTCTACTCCAGCAATATACGGAGTGCCGTATAATTGAGAATAAATGTTGAGCTACGTCGTGTATATTATGTACTTGTCCGACATCGTATGTTTATTAAAGACGAGTATCGATTATTTCTTGGTATCTTTTTATGCCCACGATAACAGAGTTTAAGATTATGCCGCCGCCGCTCGCCGCTCGTGGCTCGTGTCAGGTGTAGTAAAATGTGACGGTGCCGGGAAGAATTAAAACGGAGACCTTGCTTCACTTCCGGTGACCACCTTTGGACTTGACATAAAGCCATACCAAGTTGATTGCATGAGAGCATCATGCGTGGATGACGTGCCGGAACTCATTTTCCCCTTCTGCCATCCTCTTTTTCCTTCGAGTAAATTTCGTTCGATTCATGTTAGAACCCACCCCCGTGCAAAGCGCTTTGCTTCCATGGTTAAAGAAAGTTTTGCAAAAATGTGAGAAGCAAGTTTCTACAGACAAAGGAAATTTTGAACTACTAGAACCATTGGGGAATAGAattgttatttgaaaaattaaaagaaaaattgtgcTCCTCTTTCTTGTGATTCCAGCCTTGTCCGCTATAATCATTGGTATTTAAAGTAATGTTTGTCTTGTTGTTgaagcactttaaaaaaaaaaaaaattattttaaattaatattttattaatgtttttagatcattttaatatgctggtgttaaaaataatattattttaatatattttaaaataaaaaatactttaaaaagtaaactctaccatatttccaaacacacatttaatattacataaaacaaagtaaagaattttcttcattttagtaATGGTGATTTGGGTTCTGGTATCcatcttaattgaaatttacacttaaaaagaatatttaaaacttgaaaaatactGTTTTAGTATTGTTGTagttggtattttttatttaaaaatatattaaaataatttttatttttttatttttaacattaatacattaaatttattaaaaaaaactttaaaaatattaaattaatatttttcaagaaaaatatactcttgaaaatttatataaaaacagaAGCTACGCGCTCGGGTTCTCAACTGTTAGGGGACACATCTCTCGTTGCGACGTTTCTGCGTTttgtgtggaatccatacttggaCCGTGGGCTTGCCTCTGTTCTCATATTGAAGGCGTGTTTATCAGCTGTGTATTTTCCGATGGACTTCGCCGATGCCTTGGGCTTTTTAATCGTGCGCCTAACAGGTGCGATGctaatttctagttttttccaTGGCCCCTGCAAAGATGCCACGGAAACTACGCGGAGGATAGGGCGGAGTTCTTCTGATGTCACAGCATCACACTAGCTAAACGcaaaagattgaaaataaaacgACTTCACTTCACTTCACTTCAAAGCTTGCCCGTGATGCCCTTTTCTTCACTACGAATCTTAGCGTCAGTTCAGCGAGAGCAGCTATGACTTGTTATTGTTAACTCAGCCCACTCAGGGGCACGAAGGAAATGTGGCAAGGGAATGACAATGAGTGATGGTACGGTCCAATCCTGCCCACCAGCGTCCAAAGTATGTCCCGAGATAGAAAAGGCATCTTAACTCAACCTTAGAAGCGTTAATTGGGTGCAGGGAATGTCATCAAGCTAGGCACGTGTCCTCAATAAGTTCATttacaataattcatcaaaagaacaaaaagatttCCTGTACagttacaaaatcaaaactcaaactGCTCTTGAGCATACTGGAATGGTTACCAAACCATCCTTGCCTTAATTTactcttatttaaatttaaggttgcctaacttttttaatttgaatttgaatttgtttttctcttctatttGAGTATAGTTTTAGGCTATATAAAAAGCAATTGAAAAACTTTTAGGGACTTTTTAATAAGTTATAAAAGAACTGGACAGcttcaaatatattttgatggagACTGAGTAACTTGAATATactcaaaactattatttatcttttctttttaattaattttttttaattcaataaaatttctgAACTAATTGATATCAGAATTAGACAGGTTAGGGTGTCGAAACCGAATGTTGCAACTAACAAAATAGCTCAACAATTACAAAACATGTCAATCCAGACAGATCatcttattaaaattaaaaggaagagGCCAACTTATGGTGATAACACCAACAATCAGCGAACTGAAGCTCGACAAGAAAATGGCGGCAATGAAGTTACCCGTTATCTGCCTCATCCAACAACTGAAAGCATTCCCAGCAATAAGCAGGTTGATTCTTGGTTTTTATTCAGTGATGTTGGTGAAGATTTACATGTGGATGAGCCTATGCTAGCTCGATCAATTTCCCTGAAGAGTACAATAAATGGTCTTAACAACATGGAAATTGGAGATGGTGATGGCATTACAGTCCCGCAGCCATTGATTTCCTCGCCACATGACTCGCCTACTGGAAatgctggaaaaaaaatctttgccCGTTCTACTAGTGGGTTTGGACTGCGCTTGTCTCCTGGATCCCCTGCAGCTGATGACAGTCCGGAAGGAATTTCATCAACTTCACGACCTGGTATATTCGAAACAATTACTAGGGGATAATTTATACTCCTAAAAATGCAGTGAAGGCATTAATCACATGTCAAAGCTCGGCATGCTGTCTCTCAAAACAAACGAAGATGATCAAAAAGGAGGTTTTGATTTGgatataaatatatcaacaCTTCAGAACATGTTTTCTAAAGTAACCTACCCTGACATTGAGGGCAAGGTTGTTTTTTTACGAGGGTGAAATTGTAACAGTACTAACCTTAATTTactcttatttaaatttaagattatttaattatttaatttgaatttgaatttgttttttttttcctattcaagTAGAAAACTCGCAGGAGCTTTTTATCAAGTCAAAAAAGGATTGAGCAGCCTTGAATATGCTCTTAGGATTGCCCGAGCAACCTCAAATACGCtcaaaaactattatttatttatttatttaattagatatttgtaattaatttcttttaatttaataaaaatactattattatcGATCTGAATTACCAAGTTTATTACAGGTTATTTGTCGTTGTAGCATGATACATGAGTACTTCAATTGAGACGTTCATTTTTCGAGCGATGAAAAGGAAAGGCTAAACTTTTTACAAACCTGCTGCTTTGTGACTTAGAAACTGGTATTCAATTGATATTCAAGCCAAGCAAACAAGTCTGATCTAACGTTTCTGGAATGTGACACACTGTGAAGTCCAACCGCAACTGGGCATGGCTAGTGATAGGCCTAGCATCCCGAAACTTACACACTTTGTCAAGTCCAGTATGTCGGGTTTGGTTAGAGCTATGCCTAGCACGTTTTTATTGAAACgtgtttatttttctaaaatttatattcataaatctttttttattctatatattttagTAGAAATATAAGTTAATCATGGATCAACTTTGGAACTATTATTATATGAGTATGAAAGATTTCATAACTTCACTcgaagaattaattaatgaagCAAGAAGCTCGGTTTGTGCCTGAGGGCCGAACCAAGCGGTGCTAATTATAAGTAGTCCCTGTTGACATTCCACATTCAAGCATAGAATTATTGAAGAGTAGCAAAAGTCTTTCCATGGTTTGCTAGTTTAATCGTACAAAATCAATCAAGTGCTCGATATCAAACTAGTTACCTTTGATTACATGGATGACAGATCTATCATTTAGCAAAATATGTTATATAACatacttttattatattaaaaaaaagtgctcTTAGactgtttttgtatttcaaaaatatttttttaaaaaatttatttttattttattttttatttattttaaattaatatttatttgatatttttaagttattttaatatattaatatcaaaaataactttaaaaaaataaaaaatattattttaatatatttccaagtaaaaaaacactttaagaaACAACCTcaattataattacatttttaaacacACTCAAAATATCTAGAAAAGACACTATATTTAAACAGttaagttaatatttaaaaatataattataattattttttaaaatattttttatactaaaatgtatcatatcaataaaaagaaaaatcaaaaaagcACTCTTGATcacaaatcatataaaaaaataatattttttttaaaattaaatccaacAACACTGGCTGCTCTAGCGCCAACGAATCAAGGAGAGCTGAGACAGGATTTGACTACTAGTTCAGAACTGAGAGCATCGGCACACcacaaatcaacaaaaatgTCTAGAAACCACACACCAGTCAAAATGGCATCCAGCTTGGCGGGTGGCTGCCAAACAAAGACCGACCTGGtccaataacaaaacaaaagcaaatgCTCCACTGGTTGACTTGCACCGGAAGGATAATGTAAAACGAACTTTTCAAAACTTTATAAATGGCAATTTGAAAGGTCAACAGTGAGTAGCAGCAACTGTACCTGCATGCCTCACGCTAGTATTTCATCCCAAAACTAAAGCAGCCGATATTAGGATATCTCCATTATAATTAGGACTTGTATTAATCTAACATTAATGTATCATGTATGCATATTTGAGCACTCGAGTACGAGGCTCGACTTCAGTTTTACTTCAATGGAAAACTGAGTCAGTTGAACTAGCTTTTCATATACTACAATTTACAAGAACCCGACCCTCATATTCCTCTACCACAACTCCTCTTGAATGCGATCTAAACTTACCACCTTCTTCAACTAACACCCAACTTGATAGTGAAGATAGAATTTTAAAGAGTTGGCCTTCCAGCTTCTGAGACTGCAACTTTCTTATAAAAACACCTTGTAGGATCAGCAGAATTCACCAGTTCTCTCATAAGTTCCTTTCCCAGGGGCAAGTTATGGAACAAAGCGATCTAATTGAATTATCATCACACTAGTATCATCAACCGAGCCCCTGCTTAATGACAAGTCGACTAGCTTTTTACAGGCAGATAAAGGATCTAGCTTGTCAACACCCACGCATGAGGGGTGAACTACATCTACTGCCTCCTGATTAGTAacctggaaaagaaaaaaaatcaaaatttaatccaTATACGTAATTAATGGCCAGGATCATCCTAGATGAATCTGGAATTGCAAGAATTTACCTTGTCCCAAAGACCATCCGACGCTAAGATCAAGAACTCGCATTCGGGcttaatctttaaaactttGGTCTCTGGTTCTGCTATCACCCATCGTTTTAGATGTCCATCTCCAATCCCTCTTGTTACAGCAAGTGACCCCTGTATTCTCCACACACCATGGCAACAATCTACATAACCACCCTATAAAAAAATGAcagcaaaagaaaagatttagCTACGATATACATTAGTAAGTGTTCACTTTCACTTTCTTGAATGGCATGATCACCATTAATCAAAGTAGCTACTTACTAAGGCTTCGATTCTGTCTTTCTCATCTTTGCGCGAAGGTTGGTGATCAGACGTGAGAGCCTCTGCAACCCCTCCTCGACTCATAACTGCACGGCAATCACCAGTATTTGAAACCACAAGGTTGCCTTGGTGTATCAATGCAGTCACACAACAAGCACCACCAttaacattttgttttaaaaactctTCGTCTGTGGTCAAGTAGCCATTTCTAATTGCTGTTTCAATTCCCTCTTGATATCTACTCGAAACTTCATCCatgatgtttttattcaaattcttgGCTGCAAATTCAGCCGCTTTTGGCCCTCCATGCCCATCAAAAACACCAAACAAAGCCTGTAACCAAGAAATTATACATTTAATCCGTTTTTTCGTTTCAACAAAAATCCatcattacaaaaataaaatataagggtAGGATACCTGTTTAGAATATCcattaacatcaacaaaaacaGAGTACCGGTCCTCCAAGATCCCACCTCTCCGTCCTCTCTTGCTACAGACAAAATAACCATCTCCTTCAACTTCTACAACCTCCACTTTCTCCTTCTTTCCTTTTGGGGTCTCTAAACCAAACCCCAAAACCCCCGCCACTGGTATATCTAATATTCCCGGCCTCTTCCTCTTCAACAACTTGTCAGTCTTTGATTCTAATTTTGTCTTGTTAACTCGAAGAGATAAAGGTGACTTTGGTGAGGACAGCCCCGGTGAAAACGATGATAAAGAAGACGGTGGCAACGATAAAGACGATGATGGTGCCGGGGATTGTGAACCATGGATGATGCTAGGAGATGGAGATGGCTtgcaaaatattgaaggaagtCTCGGTGATTGAAATGCTGGTGAGTTTGGAATCGCCCATGCTGCAGTGCAGGAcatgtctttttgtttttcttttaagctTAAAAAGTTTCCGATTTCTCTTTgcctttcttttgtttatgtCTCTCCCTGGTTTCTCTCTTTTAAGGATAGGATGTGATCAACAGAGCACGTGCCGGTACTGCTGAGATACCTATGGAGATGTTGAAATGGTATGTGACGGCGTCGTGTTCAGAAACTGACCTGGGGTTGACTGCCTTGGACAGGGGTTGATTTCTTCTCCTTGTTTTTAATGCGACGATTACTCACGTGGTCACGCTCTTTTTGAGAGGGCGTGCAGATTTAGTGTCTGCCTAGAGTTTGGACGGGTTGATTAGCTGAATTTGCGAAAAAAGAGAATGATGTTTTCTGCACACTCCATGGATGAGGGTGTTTATACTTGAAAATGAAAGGGAAGGTTTTCTTAAGTGGGTGGGTTCCATTATCATTAGGTAAATTTATTAATCTTGGCGACTAAGTCATTCAATACTCAAAGTATCAAACACGTTAATCTCTCTGGCTCTTGGTCGGAGACTGGTTCTTTTCGCTTTATTTTTCCtctgagaaaaataataaatagaaatagtgctttattttcttcccttttattttcCAAGGAACACGTTCCTGGTTCTGGTTGGACAATGTTTGAACAGCGAtagtaaaaaattaacattaaatgaAACTAAGTATAGTGATGCACGCTTCACAAttggttaataataaaaaaatataaaatataaaaaaaaattaagaatataaataatattttaagtacTTTTAATCCCAATATTCTTAGTTCTAGTGGTCAAGTCAAACCCAATAATCTTAAGTCTGGAGCAATTCCAAATCCAAAATCACAAGTCTATCAGTCAAATCAGATCCAATAACTTTAAATCCTAAACTAATTCTATACCCAAGACCTTGGGTTTGGCGGTCAAGTCAGATCTAATAGCTTTGGGTCTAGTTGTTATGtctgattatatttttataaaaaaatttatttgttataaaaaacacttaaagtTAAAAGTATCCTAAACCAAaatgttaattgattttttattttttattaaaaaatatttaaactacccttaaagtatcataaatataaatcttaattattatttctataaatattttctattttttctaaaaaaaatgtttaaaacattatagaattatcttaaatagaaatcctaattattatttttaaaatttttcctatcttttataaaaaaaatatatttaaactacccttaaactataaaaaatataaatcctaattaatttttttataaattgtttttatttttaataaaaacaatttaaattatccttcaagtaatctaaataaaaatcctaatttattttttatata is a window of Populus nigra chromosome 10, ddPopNigr1.1, whole genome shotgun sequence DNA encoding:
- the LOC133704994 gene encoding probable protein phosphatase 2C 2 gives rise to the protein MSCTAAWAIPNSPAFQSPRLPSIFCKPSPSPSIIHGSQSPAPSSSLSLPPSSLSSFSPGLSSPKSPLSLRVNKTKLESKTDKLLKRKRPGILDIPVAGVLGFGLETPKGKKEKVEVVEVEGDGYFVCSKRGRRGGILEDRYSVFVDVNGYSKQALFGVFDGHGGPKAAEFAAKNLNKNIMDEVSSRYQEGIETAIRNGYLTTDEEFLKQNVNGGACCVTALIHQGNLVVSNTGDCRAVMSRGGVAEALTSDHQPSRKDEKDRIEALGGYVDCCHGVWRIQGSLAVTRGIGDGHLKRWVIAEPETKVLKIKPECEFLILASDGLWDKVTNQEAVDVVHPSCVGVDKLDPLSACKKLVDLSLSRGSVDDTSVMIIQLDRFVP